From Solibacillus sp. FSL W7-1464:
AATTCATTAAGTGTTGAAAAGATAACGTTAGGGACACGTTCAAAAACAAAGATCGCTATTTTATATTTTAATGACATTGCAGATTTATCTATCTTGAAACAATTAAAAAAACAACTCTCTGAAATCGATACAGATGTTATTTTAAGTGGTGAATTAATAATGGAACGGATGAATAAAATTTCATATTTAATTCCTTTAAATGATTCTACAGCTCGTCCTGATTTTGCGATGCAATCACTCGTTACTGGACGATTTATCATTTTAGTAGACGGAATTGCATACGCAATTATCACGCCCACCAATATTCTATCATTATTAAAGTCCGGAGAGGATAATGATTTCCCATCCATATTCAGCTCGTTAGAAAGATTATTACGTTTATTCTGCATATTAATAGCGCTTTTACTGTAAGCCCGTAATCAAACAACGCATATAAAACAGCAGGCACCTCCGGTACGATAAATGTATCAATCAAAGGAGGTGCCATTTATGTCTAAAAACAAATTAACCATTGTTCCCGTCAAACTCGATCCTCTTCCAGTTGAAACTTCTTCGAATCATTCTCTTCAATACACTGCTGAGCCAAGTTGTGTAATTAAAACCGCTGTGGCTGAAATTTCCTTCTTCAATGGCGTAGATGAGCGCATTATCCAAACCATTATGAAGGAGCTGAAGGGATGAAACAGGATTTTACGAGCGTGCAAAACATCTACATCATCTGCGGCAAGACAGACATGCGTAAAGGAATTGATGGTCTCGCAACGCTCATTCAAGATTCTTTCGAATTGGATCCGTATAGTGATTCTATCTTTCTGTTTTCTGGATGGAGCAAGGATCGTTATAAATGTTTGTATTTCGATGGAGATGGCTTCGCCATGCTTTATAAACGATTAGATAATGGGAAATTACAATGGCCAAAAGATGAAAATGAGGTACGCAAACTTTCGCAACAAGAGCTTCGTTGGTTATTAGAAGGATTATCTCTGCAACAGCCAAAGGCGATTGCAAAATCTACAAAAGGTATCTTTTAATAGCCCTATTTTAAGTGGTATAATCATTCATAACTTAAATTGAACGAAATGTGGTGAATGATTTGGGAAACGCTTCAAATGAAAAAGTGATTCAATTATTGGAAGAACAATTAGCCTACACAAAAGAACAAAATAAAAATTTAACCAAACAAATTGAAGCATTGACTGAACAAATTCGCCAATTAACAAAAGCTTTATACGGTTCTAAATCAGAAAAATCAAAGTATCAAGCACCAGATGGACAAGGCTCATTATTTGAAGACGATCCGTCTTTTAACGAACCTGAGCAAACAGAAGAACAAAGCACCGAAACGGTTAGTTATACGGTTACTCGTAAAAAGACAAATAAAAAACGAAATGACTCGTTTCATGAGGATATAGAAATTGAAGAAATTCATCATCACCCAGCCAACTTAGCTTGTGACTGCTGTCTTGGGGAGATGGTAGAGTTCAGTTCAACGTTGATACGTGAAGAGGCAAAATTTATTCCAGCCTCCCTGAAGCGTGTGCAACATTTTGAACATGTGTATGAGTGCAAAACGTGTAAAAACGATGCCCTACTAAAAGCTCAAATTAAACGAGGTAAAGCACCGCAAGGTCCAATCCAAAGAAGCATTGCCGGTCCTACTGTTTTGGCAAAGCTTATCTACGATAAGTTTATCCAGTACTTACCTCTTTACCGTCAGGTAAATGAATGGGAGCGCCATGGACTACATACAAATGATAAAAATCTATCCAATTGGGTAATACGTGTGGCAGAGGATTGGCTTCAACCGCTTTATAATTTGATGAACCAATTATTAACGGCAAAATCTGTGTTGCATATAGATGAAACCTATGCACAAATAATTAAGCGTTCAGATGGAAAGCCAGCTCAATCAAACGCTTATAACTGGGTATGTCGCAGTGTACAAAGTGAAGGTCCCATTATCGTTCTATTTAAGAGCGCTCTTTCTCGAGGGCGCGCTGTATTAGAAGATTTAATTAAGGGATTCAAAGGCACTGTGATCTGTGATGGGTATTCAGCTTACGGTCAATTACCTCATGTTCAATTCGCCAACTGTTGGGCTCACGTACGCCGTTATTGGCTAAAAGCCGATAGTAAAAATGGACGAATAGGCGTGCAGTATTGCGATCGGCTGTTTCATATCGAACGAAAAATCAAACATCTTTCACCGGAAGAGCGCGTGCAAGTTCGCCAACAGGAAGCAAAACCGATCGTCGATGAATTTATGGATTGGATTGATCGTTCGCCTTTCTTCGGTAAAAATGCCATTGCGAAAGCAGCTGAATATACATTAAGCCGTTCATCGGAGTTAAAGGTTTTCCTTGAAAATGGGTATGTCGCCATTGATAACAATCCCGCTGAAAATGCCATTCGTCCAAATGTCAT
This genomic window contains:
- the tnpB gene encoding IS66 family insertion sequence element accessory protein TnpB (TnpB, as the term is used for proteins encoded by IS66 family insertion elements, is considered an accessory protein, since TnpC, encoded by a neighboring gene, is a DDE family transposase.), whose amino-acid sequence is MKQDFTSVQNIYIICGKTDMRKGIDGLATLIQDSFELDPYSDSIFLFSGWSKDRYKCLYFDGDGFAMLYKRLDNGKLQWPKDENEVRKLSQQELRWLLEGLSLQQPKAIAKSTKGIF
- the tnpC gene encoding IS66 family transposase, whose protein sequence is MNDLGNASNEKVIQLLEEQLAYTKEQNKNLTKQIEALTEQIRQLTKALYGSKSEKSKYQAPDGQGSLFEDDPSFNEPEQTEEQSTETVSYTVTRKKTNKKRNDSFHEDIEIEEIHHHPANLACDCCLGEMVEFSSTLIREEAKFIPASLKRVQHFEHVYECKTCKNDALLKAQIKRGKAPQGPIQRSIAGPTVLAKLIYDKFIQYLPLYRQVNEWERHGLHTNDKNLSNWVIRVAEDWLQPLYNLMNQLLTAKSVLHIDETYAQIIKRSDGKPAQSNAYNWVCRSVQSEGPIIVLFKSALSRGRAVLEDLIKGFKGTVICDGYSAYGQLPHVQFANCWAHVRRYWLKADSKNGRIGVQYCDRLFHIERKIKHLSPEERVQVRQQEAKPIVDEFMDWIDRSPFFGKNAIAKAAEYTLSRSSELKVFLENGYVAIDNNPAENAIRPNVIGRKNWLFSVSEAGANANAICLSLAETAKANGIDFYQYLVKLMTELPNISFHQQPEILHNYMPWSENIQATCAK